The sequence below is a genomic window from Longimicrobiaceae bacterium.
CGCCTGGCGACGTGGCGGCGGTGCAGTGGCTGGCGGCGGAGCATGGCGGTGGCAGCGAGGCCGCTCCGGCCCCCGCGCTGCCGGAGCTGGACGGCACCGATGTCGTGGCGGCTGCGGAGTGGACGGCGGAACCGGGCGAACGCTACCGTGTGCTGCGGGCGATCTCCCGGCACGGTCGCGAGCCAGGGAAGAAGCGCATCAAGGCATTCCTCGCGATCCTGCTCCTCGCGTTGTACGCGGCCGCCCTGGCCGTGCTGTCCGCCAGCGGACCCGCCGTGGCGTGGCTGGGTTCGCGCAGGTGGGTGGCTGGCGCGGTCCACGGCCGGCGTGCGGGGGTGGCCGTGTGGCCGGGAGGCCTGCGCACCGTCTCCTCCAGCGGACTGGCGGAGTTAGGCTGGGACGCGTTCCCATCCGCCGTCGAGACGACGGAGCTCTTTCTCTTCTTCATCGGCGGGACGCAGGCCGTCTACCTGCCCAAGCGATTTCTCGGCGCGCGAGAGATCGACGCGGTTCGCGCCGTGGTCCGCGAGAAGATGGGCGAGAAGGCCCTGCTTCTCGGCTGACGAGCGGCGGGTCCGAACCGCCTTCGGCCGATCTCCACTGCGCATCCCGGCTCTCTTCCCACCTTTCCCTATCTCCCCACTCCATGTCGATCCAGATGCTGTACGTGCTGCCCCTGCGGTTGCTCGCGTTCCTGCTCGTGGCCGTCAGTGTGGTGTTCGCGGTGGGGGGCGTGACCGTCGCGCGGCGGCGCGGGTGGCAGGTGCACCCGGACGACAACACGGCCGCGGGCTTCATCCACGCGTTCATCGGCGTGCTGTACGCGGTGGCGCTGGGGCTGATCGTGGTGATGGTGCAGGGCGAGTACGGCGACGTGGAGAACGCCGCCGTCCGCGAGGCGAGCGCGGCCAGCGACCTGTACCGCACCATGGATGGCATCCGGGAGCCCGCGCGGACGCAGCTCCAGACGGAGGTCAGCGGCTACGTGGACCTCGTGGTGAAGGAGGAGTGGCCCGCCATCCGCCGGGGCGATGACAGCCCGCGGACCTGGTACGCCATCGACGACCTGGCGCGCCACATCACCCGGTTCGACCCTGCGACGCCGCGCGAGGAGAACCTGCACTCCGACATGCTGGAAGACGTGCACGGGCTGCTGGACGCGCGGCGCGAGCGCATCCACATGGGCCAGGACGGCATCGGGGGGGTGACGTGGACGGTCATCGTGCTGGGTGCCGCGATCACGCTGGGGTTCGCGTGCCTCTTCCAGATGCGCAGCCGCCGCGCGCAGCTGGTGATGACGTCGCTGATGGCCACCATGTTCGCGCTGATGATGTTCCTCATCATCGCCATGGACCACCCGCTGTGGGGCGACCTGAGCGTGGACCCCGGCGCCTTCGTCTCCGTGCAGCAGAACATCCACCGCGTCCACGAAGGACGTTAGATTCGGGTCGCTCGGGAGATGCGCATCGTTCGGTCTCCCCGTCACGGCGGCCCTTCCGCCCATGCGACCCGCTTCACCAGACCCGCAGATGTCCAGCACCGAGCCCGTCTTCAAGGATCACTTCTCCGGCCACGCCGGCGACTACGCACGGCACCGCCCGCGCTATCCGGATGCGCTGTTCGCTTTCCTGGCGGATGCCGCACCGTCGCGCGAGCGGGCGTGGGACTGCGCCACCGGCAACGGCCAGTGTGCGCTGGGTCTGGCGCCGCATTTCCGCAGCGTGGTCGCCACGGACGCGAGCGAGGAGCAGATCCGCGCCGCCTTCCCACACGAGCGCGTCTCGTACCGCGTCGCGCCGGCGGAGGCGCCGGGGCTGGAGGCCGCGTCGGTCGATCTCGTCACCATCGCGCAGGCGCTGCACTGGTTCGACATCCCGCGCTTCTTCGCCGAGGCGCAGCGGGTGCTGCGGCCCGGCGGCGTGCTGGCCGCGTGGTGCTACGGGCTGATGAACGTCTCGGACGAGGTGGATCCCATCATCGACCGGCTGTACGGCGTCACCACCGGGCCGTACTGGCCGCCGGAGCGCCGCATGGTGGACGGCGAGTACCGCTCGCTGGACTTCCCGTTCGAGCCGGTGCCCACGCCGGTCTTCCACATGGAGCAGGACTGGACGCTCCAGGACGTGCTCGGCTACCTGGGCACCTGGTCCGCCACCAAGCGCTACATCGAGGCGAACGGCGCCGATCCCATCGCTGCGGCCACTCCGGAGCTCGCGGCCGCGTGGGGCGACCCGGACGCGCGGCGGCGCGTGCGCTGGCCCATCCACCCACGCGTGGGACGGACGCCGTCGCTCTGACGCTTCTCCGTAAGCGGGGGGCTTTACCGGCGGACGGCGCGGAGAGAGATTCCACGCGCCCGGCCACACCCGCGCGCCGGCTACCCAACAGCACCGCATCTTTCTTCCGACGCTTCCGCTGCGCATCTCCGGAGTCCCCTTGAGCCGCACAGTCCTTCTCGCCGCCGCGCTCCTCGCGTGCGGCGCCGCCCTCGCCACGCGCGCGCATGCCCAGCGCGGGCCCGACGCGCGCCGGCCGCAGGCGCGTCCCGGCCCCGCCCGCCGCGACACCGCGCGCGCCCCCCTCCGCCTGTGCGCGGGCGGCGACGTGACGCTGGGTACCAACCTCGACACCGCCTGGGTGTGGACGGCGTCCGACCGCGCCGGCTATCGCGTGGCCGCGTTCCCCGACCCGGACAGCATCCTCGCCCCCGTGCGCCGCCTGGTACGTGACGCCGACGTGGTGCTGCTCAACGTGGAGGGCGCCATCGGCACGGGCCCCTCCATCCGCAAGTGCGGCCCCGCGTCCACCAGGTGCTTCGCCTTCCGCCAGCCGATCGGGACCGCTGCAGCGCTGCAGCGCGTGGGCTCCGACTCCGCCGAGGTGATCGGCAACGTCGCCAACAACCACGCGGGAGATGCGGGGCCGTCCGGCATCCGCCAGACGCTGCGCCATCTCGCCAACGCAGGCGTGCACGCGACCGGCGCCGACACGCTCGCCACACCGGTGGTCACCGCGCGCGGCGACACCGTGGCGTTCCTGGGCTTCAGCCAGTGGAACGGGCCGGACCCGCGCGATCTTGCCGCGGTGCGCCGCCACGTGCGCCGCGCCGCCGCGCGCTGGCCGCGCCTAGTCGTGACCATGCACATGGGCGCCGAGGGCGGCCGCGCCCAGCGCACGCCTGACCGCGACGAGATGTTCCTGGGCGCCAACCGCGGCAACGAGGTCGCCTTCGCGCACGCCGCCGTGGATGCGGGCGCGGACCTCGTCATCGGCCACGGCCCGCACGTCATGCGCGCCGCCGAGCAGCGCGGCGACGCGCTGATCCTGTACTCGCTGGGCAACCTGGCGACCTACGGCCCCTTCTCCCTCTCCGAGCCGCTGAACCGGGCCGCCGTCGCCTGCTTCTCCCTTGCGCCGGACGGGCACGTGGTGGAAGGCCGCCTGAAGGCGACGAAGCAGCGCGTCCCCGGCATCCCTTCTCGCGACCCCTCGGGCCGCGCGCTGGCGCTGGTGGACTCCCTCGGCCGCCTGGACTTCCCGCGCACCTATATCCCCGTTTCCGCCGACGGCCAGCTCCTCTTCGTACTCCGCGAGGAAGTCGGCCTGGCATCTCCGGCCCGCCGCCGCACGCCCCGCCCGCGCGCCTCCGGAGCAGCGCCGCGGTCGTAGTGCGTGGCCGCAGAAGCGGTCATGCGCGCTGTGTGGAAGGTGTCGCTGGGGAAACGGTGCCCCCTCCCCCGGCCCCTCCCCGCAAGCGGGAGAGGGGAGAACTGCTTGCGGGGGATAGATTTGCGTCACCTTGGAATCAGTTGCGAGGGGCTGTGGATAAAACAAATGGCGTTCAGAGCGGCGGAGCAGCATCGCGATAGCGCATCAGCACTGCTCGCGGACACCTCGGTTCGCTTCCCAGGCTGCGGCACCGAATGCCTGCCATAGCCCGCCATCGCGTACAAACCCTCCTCCCACCGTGATTTAGCTCCCCTCCCCCAGGCAGTTTTGGGGGAGGGGCTGGGGGAGGGGGCCCTCTCCGCACACGAAAAAGCCGCCCCGGTCACCTCGACCGGAGCGGCTTCGTATTTCATGCTTTCGGCAGATGGGCGGCGATGCGCCGGTTGCCGATTACGCGTCGTCCTACCGCTGCGCGACCGAGGTGGTGCTGTCGCCGCTCGAGAGGAAGCGGCGGACGCCGGCCCAGGCCTTGATGAGCGGCGACGCGGGCCGGTCCAGGTTGCTCTCGATCACCCGCCCGGCCAGGCTGCTCGCGTGGATGTAGCGCCCGTTGCCCACGTAGATGCCCACGTGGCTCACGCGCCCGGTGCCGAAGGTGAGGATGTCGCCGGGGAGGAGCTGCGAGACGTCGCGGGGAACCTCGTGGCCCGTGCGCGCCATCTGCGCGGCGGTGCGGGGGAGCTGCACGTCGAAGGCACGCATCAGGTAGCGCACGAAGCCGCTGCAGTCGAACCCTTCGGGAGACGTGCCGCCGAAGATGTACCGCCGCCCGATCTGCCGGCGAGCCATCGCCACGATGGAGTCGCGCTGCTGCTGGGTGGCCGCCTCGCGCCGGGCGCCTGCCAGGCCCTGCTGCGCCACCGCGGCCGACGGGCCCAGTACCAGTCCGGAAAGCACGAGCGCCCGCAGGGCGGGATGTCGAAAACGCTTCAAAGCTCGGGGAGATCGCGGGTGGAACGGCCGGCGCCAGGGGCGTGCCGCTGACCGGAGCGCGTCCCCCACGAAACGGGACGGCCCAGGCGGCGCCGGGGGATGTGCTGCATGGGTCTGTGAAGACGGGGGAAGCTACCCCCGGCCACGGGGGCGGTCAACACCTTCGGGAGCAACGTCTTATCTGACCTGCGGGTCGGTTCTCGTAGCGGGTTGCGACGCAACGGGATACGGCCGTGTCACGAATCCGCGACTCCGCCCCGTCTTCGGGCATGCCGCGGGAGATGCGCGGCGCTCGGTTCTCGGTACGTCGGATGTTTGCATTCGAAGTGGATGCTGCACATCGACTTCGGTACATGTCGGGGATGCGTCTCGCGGGCCGCCAATCCAACGGCTACGCGGTT
It includes:
- a CDS encoding CapA family protein, with translation MSRTVLLAAALLACGAALATRAHAQRGPDARRPQARPGPARRDTARAPLRLCAGGDVTLGTNLDTAWVWTASDRAGYRVAAFPDPDSILAPVRRLVRDADVVLLNVEGAIGTGPSIRKCGPASTRCFAFRQPIGTAAALQRVGSDSAEVIGNVANNHAGDAGPSGIRQTLRHLANAGVHATGADTLATPVVTARGDTVAFLGFSQWNGPDPRDLAAVRRHVRRAAARWPRLVVTMHMGAEGGRAQRTPDRDEMFLGANRGNEVAFAHAAVDAGADLVIGHGPHVMRAAEQRGDALILYSLGNLATYGPFSLSEPLNRAAVACFSLAPDGHVVEGRLKATKQRVPGIPSRDPSGRALALVDSLGRLDFPRTYIPVSADGQLLFVLREEVGLASPARRRTPRPRASGAAPRS
- a CDS encoding class I SAM-dependent methyltransferase codes for the protein MSSTEPVFKDHFSGHAGDYARHRPRYPDALFAFLADAAPSRERAWDCATGNGQCALGLAPHFRSVVATDASEEQIRAAFPHERVSYRVAPAEAPGLEAASVDLVTIAQALHWFDIPRFFAEAQRVLRPGGVLAAWCYGLMNVSDEVDPIIDRLYGVTTGPYWPPERRMVDGEYRSLDFPFEPVPTPVFHMEQDWTLQDVLGYLGTWSATKRYIEANGADPIAAATPELAAAWGDPDARRRVRWPIHPRVGRTPSL
- a CDS encoding C40 family peptidase — its product is MKRFRHPALRALVLSGLVLGPSAAVAQQGLAGARREAATQQQRDSIVAMARRQIGRRYIFGGTSPEGFDCSGFVRYLMRAFDVQLPRTAAQMARTGHEVPRDVSQLLPGDILTFGTGRVSHVGIYVGNGRYIHASSLAGRVIESNLDRPASPLIKAWAGVRRFLSSGDSTTSVAQR
- a CDS encoding YcxB family protein, whose amino-acid sequence is MVRTVAWVVLAGTIAGGVVGLVPGWAVWDVVLFPLVLLVVFWVLPFQIAWTQRRTSPIWTAEQSAVFDEGGITATGLGAAGVRGWASIRRVVATREFLLFYLAEGSGFFIPKRAFATPGDVAAVQWLAAEHGGGSEAAPAPALPELDGTDVVAAAEWTAEPGERYRVLRAISRHGREPGKKRIKAFLAILLLALYAAALAVLSASGPAVAWLGSRRWVAGAVHGRRAGVAVWPGGLRTVSSSGLAELGWDAFPSAVETTELFLFFIGGTQAVYLPKRFLGAREIDAVRAVVREKMGEKALLLG